Proteins from a single region of Gasterosteus aculeatus chromosome Y, fGasAcu3.hap1.1, whole genome shotgun sequence:
- the LOC144391367 gene encoding uncharacterized protein LOC144391367, translating to MADSKSLEQLKASRTSAKRQFSRLSNNIVRMHAIMAEEELRDHFKRLITEANKVMEANDDVEAQYLAEVELDADPDEVPGLSKQQKADIGKTASECEMKLEELKDLIRKTLWANFGEEELMMALQAAEEKVKSVISFEPGGNKEAFDFMFDYMEGLVKRAKELHTKWKGWAPPAEQKDFQLRVRELEQIVPKLMSKKAEFIKAKAKEDAERVVSAASISYPTSISAIRLKPTSLPMFTGIRRDFHRWRGDWEALQRQGEPTGSKEVKKFQLLDSLDDKIMRDLRLMSYNTADDILRVLENRAIDFQYRHFQVSKPLYKHCPMDNNNHLA from the exons ATGGCTGACTCAAAGTCACTGGAGCAGCTTAAAGCTAGTAGGACGTCTGCAAAGCGACAATTCTCCCGGCTGTCCAACAACATTGTCCGGATGCACGCCATAATGGCTgaagaggagctcagagacCATTTCAAAAGGCTCATAACTGAGGCCAACAAAGTCATGGAAGCAAATGACGATGTGGAGGCCCAGTACCTTGCAGAAGTGGAGCTGGACGCAGATCCTGATGAAGTTCCCGGGTTGAGCAAGCAGCAAAAGGCCGATATTGGGAAAACTGCAAGCGAGTGTGAGATGAAATTGGAAGAGCTGAAGGACCTCATTCGAAAGACACTCTGGGCTAATTTCGGGGAGGAGGAACTGATGATGGCGCtacaggctgcagaggagaaagtaAAGAGTGTGATTTCCTTTGAACCTGGTGGAAATAAAGAGGCCTTTGACTTCATGTTCGACTACATGGAAGGACTGGTTAAGAGGGCGAAGGAGCTGCACACAAAGTGGAAGGGTTGGGCCCCTCCTGCCGAGCAGAAAGACTTCCAGCTGCGTGTACGAGAGCTCGAGCAGATCGTTCCCAAGTTAATGTCCAAAAAGGCAGAGTTCATTAAAGCAAAAGCTAAAGAAGACGCCGAAAGAGTTGTGAGTGCAGCTTCTATCAGCTACCCGACATCAATATCAGCCATCAGACTGAAGCCAACCTCCCTCCCCATGTTCACTGGCATCAGGCGAGACTTTCATCGCTGGAGAGGAGACTGGGAGGCCCTTCAGAGGCAAGGAGAACCTACTGGgtcaaaagaagtaaaaaagttccagcttctTGACAGTTTGGATGACAAGATAATGAGAGATCTTCGATTGATGTCCTATAACACAGCAGATGACATTCTTCGGGTCCTGGAGAACCG agccatcgatttccaGTACAGACACTTCCAAGTTTCCAAGCCCCTCTACAAACACtgccccatggacaacaacaaccatttagCATAA
- the LOC144391054 gene encoding uncharacterized protein LOC144391054 produces MPNAGYRMVQGHLVSMGLRIQWWRMMASMHRVDAAGIFLRLTELGCVLRRSYSVRGPHSLAHIDTNHKLIRYNIVLFGGVDGYSRKILYLDAETNNKASTAFSFFLRSTQLHGIPSRVRGDQGVENVDIAHFMFATRGTGRASFISGKSVHNQRIERLWRDVWVAVTSKYHDVLHSLEEDGLLDFSDVVDLFGVQYIFIPRLRADLDTFTRGWNNHPLRTEGGRSPELWFMGHEQALDEGESLEELQDPGIEWESAILRGDSQHCSCGSRNCMPTE; encoded by the exons ATGCCAAATGCTGGTTATCGAATGGTTCAAGGCCATTTGGTGTCGATGGGTCTTCGCATTCAGTGGTGGAGAATGATGGCCTCTATGCATCGCGTTGATGCTGCAGGGATCTTCTTGCGCCTCACAGAGCTAGGTTGTGTTCTGCGAAGAAGTTATTCTGTGCGAGGCCCTCACTCCTTGGCCCACATCGACACAAATCACAAACTGATAAG ATACAACATTGTTCTCTTTGGAGGAGTGGACGGCTACTCAAGGAAG ATCTTGTACTTGGATGCTGAAACAAATAACAAAGCGTCAACTGCATTCTCATTCTTCCTGAGATCAACCCAGCTTCATGGCATACCATCAAG AGTAAGGGGGGATCAGGGTGTTGAGAATGTAGACATCGCACACTTTATGTTTGCCACACGGGGAACAGGAAGAGCAAGCTTTATCTCGGGAAAGAGTGTCCACAATCAGAG AATAGAGCGACTTTGGCGAGATGTCTGGGTTGCAGTCACTAGCAAGTACCATGATGTTCTTCACTCTCTGGAGGAAGATGGTCTGCTTGATTTCTCTGATGTGGTTGATCTCTTTGGCGTCCAGTACATCTTTATCCCTCGACTCCGAGCAGACCTTGATACCTTCACTAGAGGATGGAATAATCATCCTCTACGGACAGAGGGAGGTCGCAGTCCTGAACTGTGGTTTATGGGACATGAACAAGCTCTAGACGAAGGGGAAAGTCTTGAG GAACTTCAAGATCCAGGCATTGAATGGGAGAGTGCAATACTGCGAGGAGACTCCCAACATTGCAGTTGTGGTTCCAGAAATTGTATGCCCACTGAATGA